One window of the Bacteroidales bacterium genome contains the following:
- a CDS encoding PAS domain S-box protein → MNNKISKQLVSQFITASIIISIVFYIVLPIVISKLQEIPLSFTEIINIHKSFQILWILDAIPILLILYIILLTRGFKKKIFILEDNIVQENIKADKILHFVEKLKDGQTDAEYKTYGEKDYIGKSMVSLRDNLKKNKEEELARKKEDDQRNWIAEGLAKFGEILRNNNDDIEKLSYEIISNLGLYIDAIQGNFFILNDNDEKDKHFELTASFAYDRKKFADKRIEWGEGLIGRAAYEQTTLYLDEVNDNYVEITSGLGKSNPRYILITPLKINEEVHGVIELALFKELEKYEIDFVEKVAESIASTISSVKISLRTTKLLEDSQEQAERLAQQEEEMRQNMEELQATQEEAAKQSENFISFTNSVNDTLIRAEYDTNGILTYSNAKFFDLLGYDGNTEVEGMHVTEFICDEDKDWFNKIWNELSIGGKHYEGFMIHKTKSGKDLWTISTYSCVKDNMGGVEKILFLGINGTSIKNQNIDLESNVKAINNTCIKVEYSIKGKIITCNDKFLLTFGYSEEEIKDKSIFNLMKEEEIAAFEEIWNNVVNGKFFKGNVKLYTKEGIEKWFQLTYSPMKNIAGEIEKIISISWEITEDRENKNKLREQTNKVTELEEKLKTVEKELSKKGKKSYEK, encoded by the coding sequence AGTTTCTCAATTTATTACTGCCAGCATAATAATAAGTATTGTATTTTACATTGTTCTTCCAATTGTAATATCAAAACTACAAGAAATACCTTTATCGTTTACTGAAATAATTAATATTCATAAATCATTTCAAATATTATGGATACTTGATGCAATTCCAATATTGCTTATCTTATATATTATATTGTTAACACGAGGATTTAAGAAAAAGATTTTTATTCTGGAGGATAATATTGTTCAAGAAAATATAAAAGCTGATAAAATTCTACATTTTGTTGAAAAACTTAAAGATGGACAAACAGATGCAGAATATAAAACTTATGGTGAAAAAGATTATATTGGTAAATCCATGGTAAGTTTGCGTGATAATCTTAAAAAAAACAAAGAAGAAGAATTAGCAAGAAAAAAGGAAGATGATCAACGAAACTGGATTGCCGAAGGATTAGCAAAATTTGGAGAAATACTAAGAAATAATAATGATGATATTGAAAAACTTTCTTATGAGATAATTAGCAATCTTGGTTTATATATAGATGCTATACAAGGGAATTTTTTTATTTTAAATGACAATGATGAAAAAGATAAACACTTTGAATTAACTGCAAGTTTTGCTTACGATAGAAAAAAATTTGCAGATAAAAGAATTGAATGGGGAGAAGGTTTAATTGGAAGGGCAGCATACGAGCAAACAACACTTTATCTTGATGAGGTCAATGATAATTATGTTGAAATAACATCAGGACTGGGAAAATCAAACCCAAGGTATATTTTAATCACACCTTTAAAAATAAATGAAGAAGTTCACGGTGTTATTGAACTTGCTCTTTTTAAAGAGTTAGAAAAATATGAAATAGATTTTGTTGAAAAGGTTGCTGAAAGTATTGCTTCAACCATTTCAAGTGTTAAGATTAGTTTACGAACTACAAAACTATTAGAAGATTCCCAAGAACAAGCAGAAAGACTTGCACAACAGGAAGAAGAAATGCGTCAGAACATGGAAGAATTGCAAGCAACACAAGAAGAAGCCGCTAAACAAAGCGAAAATTTTATTAGTTTTACTAATTCTGTTAATGATACATTAATCAGAGCAGAATATGATACAAATGGTATTTTAACATATTCAAACGCCAAATTCTTTGATTTGCTCGGTTATGATGGAAATACTGAGGTTGAAGGAATGCATGTTACAGAATTTATTTGCGATGAGGATAAAGATTGGTTTAATAAAATTTGGAACGAATTATCAATTGGAGGAAAACATTACGAGGGTTTTATGATACATAAAACCAAAAGCGGAAAAGACTTATGGACTATTTCAACTTATTCATGTGTAAAAGATAATATGGGAGGAGTAGAAAAAATCCTCTTTTTAGGAATTAATGGAACATCAATAAAAAATCAAAATATTGACCTTGAATCAAATGTTAAAGCTATTAATAATACCTGTATTAAAGTTGAATATTCTATTAAAGGAAAAATAATTACATGTAATGATAAATTCTTATTAACATTTGGATACTCTGAAGAAGAAATAAAAGATAAAAGTATATTCAATCTGATGAAAGAAGAAGAAATAGCTGCATTTGAAGAGATATGGAATAATGTGGTAAATGGAAAATTCTTTAAAGGAAATGTAAAACTATATACAAAAGAAGGTATCGAAAAATGGTTCCAATTGACATATTCTCCCATGAAAAATATTGCCGGAGAAATTGAAAAAATTATATCAATCTCATGGGAAATTACAGAGGACAGAGAAAATAAAAATAAACTTAGAGAACAAACAAATAAAGTAACTGAACTTGAAGAAAAACTTAAAACTGTAGAAAAAGAATTATCAAAAAAAGGAAAAAAATCATACGAAAAATAG
- a CDS encoding transketolase yields MENISELKRTASQVRRDIIRMINAPKSGHTGGSLGCADFMVTLYFNIMKHEPNKFDMDGLGQDVFFLSNGHVAPSWYSVLARAGYFNLSELATLRKTDTRLQGHPATEEKLPGIRIASGSLGQGLSIACGAALSKKLNNDNNLIYTLHGDGELQEGQIWEAAMFAAARKIDNLIATVDYNNKQIDGPVDDVLSLGDLKAKWQSFGWIVLKMDGHNIEDIINTMNKAKLQTGKEKPIVILMKTEMGMGVDFMMGTHKWHGVAPNDEQMELALNQIKETLGDY; encoded by the coding sequence ATGGAAAATATTTCAGAACTAAAAAGAACAGCAAGTCAGGTAAGAAGAGATATAATTAGAATGATAAACGCTCCAAAATCAGGTCATACAGGCGGCTCGCTCGGATGTGCCGATTTTATGGTTACTCTTTATTTTAATATAATGAAACATGAGCCAAATAAATTTGATATGGATGGTTTAGGACAGGATGTTTTCTTTTTATCAAATGGTCATGTTGCACCATCATGGTACAGTGTTTTGGCAAGAGCAGGATATTTTAATTTAAGTGAACTTGCAACTTTACGAAAAACAGATACCCGTTTACAGGGACATCCTGCAACAGAAGAAAAACTTCCAGGTATTCGTATTGCTTCCGGTTCACTTGGGCAAGGTTTATCAATTGCTTGTGGTGCTGCTTTATCAAAAAAACTAAACAATGATAACAATCTGATTTATACATTACATGGCGATGGTGAATTACAGGAAGGACAAATATGGGAAGCTGCAATGTTTGCAGCAGCAAGAAAAATTGATAATTTAATTGCTACAGTTGACTATAATAATAAACAAATTGATGGACCCGTTGATGATGTACTTTCTTTAGGTGATTTAAAAGCTAAATGGCAGTCTTTTGGCTGGATTGTATTGAAAATGGATGGACATAATATTGAAGATATAATAAATACCATGAATAAGGCAAAATTGCAAACGGGTAAGGAAAAACCTATAGTAATACTGATGAAAACCGAAATGGGAATGGGTGTTGACTTTATGATGGGAACACATAAATGGCATGGTGTTGCACCAAATGATGAACAAATGGAATTAGCACTAAATCAAATAAAAGAAACCCTTGGGGACTATTAA
- a CDS encoding cytosolic protein, whose product MGKSIQFKITEYVENNIGIFHEKRIESLNTLKLKKVLKRKNPYLFKAKYVLTSQEIIKGIVDAHISSNEETIFGDWLEGLAIFINKEIYNGKKSGIQGIDLEFDKDNIRYIVSIKSGPNWGNSSQIAKMVSDFNTAIRTLRTSNSQINVVPINGCCYGKDRNPYKKDNYYKYCGQQFWQFISGNAELYTEIIKPLGTKAKERNDDFLQSYSQMVNQFTLEFSKMFCDNSGRIDWQKLVEFNSSIELKKK is encoded by the coding sequence ATGGGAAAATCAATTCAATTTAAAATAACAGAATACGTTGAAAATAATATTGGTATTTTTCATGAAAAGCGTATAGAAAGTCTCAATACTTTAAAACTTAAGAAAGTATTAAAACGAAAAAACCCTTATCTTTTTAAAGCAAAATATGTATTAACATCACAAGAGATAATCAAGGGTATTGTTGATGCACATATTTCGTCAAACGAAGAAACAATTTTTGGAGATTGGTTAGAAGGATTGGCAATTTTTATTAACAAGGAAATATATAATGGAAAAAAATCCGGAATTCAGGGAATTGACCTTGAATTTGATAAAGATAATATCAGATATATTGTATCAATAAAATCTGGTCCCAATTGGGGTAATAGTAGTCAAATTGCTAAAATGGTTTCTGATTTTAATACTGCAATACGGACTTTAAGAACAAGCAATTCTCAAATAAATGTTGTTCCTATAAATGGCTGTTGCTATGGAAAAGACAGGAATCCATATAAAAAAGATAATTATTATAAATATTGTGGACAGCAATTTTGGCAATTTATTTCAGGAAATGCTGAACTTTATACTGAAATAATTAAACCATTAGGTACTAAAGCAAAAGAAAGAAATGATGATTTTTTACAATCATATTCTCAGATGGTAAATCAATTTACATTAGAGTTTAGTAAAATGTTCTGTGATAATTCAGGACGGATTGATTGGCAGAAATTGGTGGAATTTAATTCATCTATAGAGCTAAAAAAGAAATAA
- a CDS encoding site-specific DNA-methyltransferase → MEINTDIYLGDCKLELKQIPDNSVDLIVTSPPYADQRQKAYGGITPDKYVKWFLPISKELLRVLSPKGTFILNIKEKVVNGERHTYVLDLIIEMRKQGWLWTEEFIWHKKNSYPGKWPNRFRDSWERLLQFNKNKKFNMYQEEVMIPVGDWANGRLKNLSDTDKVRDNSKAGSGFGKNVSNWVGRTKAYPTNVLHMATECNNKNHSATFPRSLPEWFIKLFTKQGDTVLDPFMGSGTTIFVANRLRRHSIGIDILPEYYEMVLEQIQPKTYCLFEEKENYGKINSI, encoded by the coding sequence GTGGAAATTAATACAGACATATACTTAGGAGATTGTAAATTAGAATTAAAGCAAATCCCTGATAATTCAGTAGACTTGATTGTAACATCACCGCCTTATGCTGACCAAAGGCAAAAAGCATATGGCGGTATTACACCTGACAAATATGTAAAATGGTTTTTACCTATTTCAAAAGAACTGTTAAGAGTATTAAGCCCAAAGGGAACATTTATTCTAAATATTAAAGAGAAAGTTGTAAATGGAGAAAGACATACATATGTTCTTGATTTAATTATAGAGATGAGAAAACAAGGATGGCTTTGGACCGAAGAATTTATTTGGCATAAAAAAAACAGTTATCCAGGGAAATGGCCTAATAGATTTAGGGATAGTTGGGAAAGATTGTTACAGTTTAATAAAAACAAGAAATTTAATATGTATCAGGAAGAAGTTATGATTCCAGTAGGCGATTGGGCAAACGGAAGACTTAAAAATTTAAGTGATACAGATAAGGTACGGGATAATTCAAAAGCAGGAAGTGGATTTGGTAAAAATGTTTCAAATTGGGTAGGAAGAACAAAAGCATATCCAACTAATGTATTACATATGGCAACTGAATGCAATAATAAAAATCATAGTGCTACATTTCCTCGAAGTTTACCGGAATGGTTTATTAAATTATTTACTAAACAAGGTGATACTGTTTTAGATCCTTTTATGGGTTCCGGAACTACAATTTTTGTTGCAAACAGACTAAGAAGACATAGCATTGGAATAGACATTCTACCCGAATATTACGAAATGGTATTAGAACAAATTCAACCAAAAACTTATTGTCTCTTTGAGGAAAAAGAAAATTATGGGAAAATCAATTCAATTTAA